In Lactuca sativa cultivar Salinas unplaced genomic scaffold, Lsat_Salinas_v11 Lsat_1_v11_unplaced_32, whole genome shotgun sequence, one DNA window encodes the following:
- the LOC128129538 gene encoding kiwellin-1-like yields MRHLDLLISVFFLFLVLLATTSLEINAQTCKPSGGIRGRKPPLGECNRENNSDCCVQGKFYTTYTCSPPVTGDTKATLTINSFQKGGDGGGPSECDNQYHSDDTPVVALSTGWYKGGDRCHKYITINGNGRSVKAMVVDECDSTMGCDGDHDYQPPCPNNIFDASKAVWKALGVSEDNWGDLDITWTE; encoded by the coding sequence AATTTCGGTTTTTTTTCTGTTCTTGGTTCTCCTGGCAACAACTTCATTGGAGATCAATGCTCAGACTTGCAAACCAAGTGGTGGTATCCGGGGAAGAAAACCGCCTCTAGGAGAATGCAACCGTGAGAACAACTCGGATTGTTGTGTCCAAGGTAAGTTTTACACCACGTATACATGCTCGCCTCCAGTGACAGGCGATACTAAAGCAACACTGACAATAAACAGTTTCCAAAAGGGAGGTGATGGTGGTGGTCCTTCGGAGTGTGACAACCAATACCACTCTGATGACACACCAGTTGTGGCGCTGTCAACTGGATGGTACAAGGGAGGGGATAGGTGCCACAAGTATATTACCATCAATGGAAATGGGAGGAGTGTAAAGGCAATGGTTGTGGATGAATGTGACTCTACTATGGGGTGCGATGGTGATCATGACTATCAACCACCTTGCCCTAATAATATTTTTGATGCTTCCAAAGCAGTGTGGAAGGCCTTAGGGGTATCCGAGGATAACTGGGGAGATTTGGATATTACCTGGACAGAGTGA